One genomic window of Centropristis striata isolate RG_2023a ecotype Rhode Island chromosome 20, C.striata_1.0, whole genome shotgun sequence includes the following:
- the rasgrp3 gene encoding ras guanyl-releasing protein 3, with translation MGSSTLEKAASLDALLNECIHAFDDNGELQANLLPRSLLLMHRWYITSSELAEKLLMMYRDCKGENFQRTRLKICFLMRYWIVTFPAEFNLDLGLIQITEEFRHVASQLGSQEHFKLLDISTIPSYDWMRKLTQRKKQAKKGKASLLFDHLEPMELAEHLTFLEFKSIRRISFTDYQSYVIHGCLVDNPTLERSIALFNGVSQWVQLMVLSKLTPQTRAEVITKYIHVAQKLLQLQNFNTLMAVVGGLSHSSISRLKETHYYLAPEVVKIWSDMIELVSSNNNYSCYRKAFSECPGFKIPILGVHLKDLIAVHVVFPDWVHDSNKVNLVKMHQLYMTFNELVSLQSAAAQVEPNMDLIYLLTLSLDLYYTEDEIYELSLLREPRNPKLLPTSPTTPNKPLVPLDWASGVTTKPDPSVVNKHIRKVVDSVFRNYDHDHDGYISQEDFESIAANFPFLDSFCVLDKDQDGVISKDEMIAYFLRANPLLQCKMGPGFIHNFQEMTYLKPTFCEHCAGFLWGIIKQGYKCKDCGVNCHKQCRELLVLACRKLIRSGSVGNVSPARLTHSSLPSSPALPTCKDEDEVFEFPAVTSAGPARDTKSITLMTGSAQRISVRLQRATTSQATQTDSLWPEHSWGGTDGGSHTFPKMKYRTHRKTSKNKGFAHWENQKEQTVSSRRNVDSQEKSGVCGELVQNGITHKGKDS, from the exons ATGGGATCATCCACACTGGAGAAGGCAGCATCTCTTGATGCTCTCCTTAATGAGTGCATTCATGCATTCG ATGACAATGGGGAGCTGCAGGCCAACCTGCTTCCGCGCAGCCTGCTGTTGATGCATCGCTGGTACATTACCTCCTCAGAACTGGCGGAAAAACTACTGATGAT GTACCGTGACTGCAAAGGCGAGAACTTCCAGAGAACCAGGCTGAAGATCTGTTTTTTAATGAG gtactGGATTGTGACATTCCCAGCAGAGTTCAACCTGGACTTGGGTCTGATCCAGATAACAGAGGAGTTCAGACACGTGGCTTCTCAGCTCGGCAGCCAGGAGCATTTCAAACTCCTCGACATCTCCACCAT tCCGTCGTACGACTGGATGCGTAAGCTGACCCAGCGTAAGAAGCAGGCTAAGAAGGGCAAGGCCTCGCTGCTGTTCGACCACCTGGAGCCCATGGAGCTGGCCGAGCATCTCACCTTCCTGGAGTTCAAGTCCATCCGGAGGATATCG TTCACTGATTACCAGAGCTATGTGATCCACGGATGCTTGGTGGACAACCCGACTCTGGAACGCTCCATCGCTCTGTTCAACGGAGTCTCGCAGTGGGTCCAGCTGATGGTGCTCAGCAAGCTAACGCCTCAGACCCGCGCAGAGGTCATTACCAAATACATCCATGTTGCTCAG AAACTTCTGCAGCTGCAGAACTTCAACACTCTGATGGCGGTGGTTGGCGGGCTGAGCCACAGCTCCATTTCTCGACTAAAGGAGACTCACTATTATCTGGCTCCAGAAGTTGTGAAG ATCTGGAGCGACATGATAGAGCTGGTTTCTTCCAACAACAACTACTCCTGCTACCGAAAGGCTTTCAGTGAATGCCCGGGCTTTAAAATTCCCATCCTGGGGGTGCACCTTAAAGACCTGATCGCGGTGCACGTAGTCTTTCCTGACTGGGTTCATGACAGTAATAAGGTGAACCTGGTGAAGATGCATCAGCTCTACATGACTTTCAATGAGTTGGTGTCATTACAGAGTGCAGCGGCCCAAGTGGAGCCCAACATGGACCTCATCTACCTGTTAACG CTTTCTTTAGACCTTTATTATACCGAGGATGAAATTTACGAGCTGTCGTTGCTAAGGGAACCACGAAACCCCAAATTGTTG CCTACCTCTCCAACTACCCCTAACAAACCACTGGTCCCACTGGACTGGGCCTCCGGTGTCACCACCAAACCAGACCCTTCTGTGGTCAACAAACACATCAGGAAGGTGGTGGAT TCTGTTTTCAGGAATTATGACCACGACCATGATGGCTATATTTCTCAAGAGGACTTTGAGAGCATTGCTGCCAATTTTCCCTTTCTGGACTCCTTCTGTGTCTTGGACAAAGATCA AGATGGAGTCATCAGTAAGGATGAGATGATCGCGTATTTCCTCCGGGCCAACCCGCTGCTTCAGTGTAAGATGGGTCCAGGTTTCATCCACAACTTCCAGGAGATGACGTACCTGAAGCCCACCTTCTGTGAACACTGTGCTGGATTT CTCTGGGGAATCATCAAACAGGGCTACAAGTGCAAAG ACTGTGGCGTTAACTGTCATAAACAGTGTCGGGAGCTGCTGGTTCTGGCCTGCAGGAAGCTGATCCGCTCCGGCTCTGTGGGAAACGTTTCTCCAGCCAGACTGACCCACAGCTCGCTGCCCAGCAGCCCGGCGCTGCCCACCTGTAAAG ATGAGGATGAGGTGTTTGAGTTCCCAGCTGTGACGTCAGCAGGTCCGGCTCGGGACACCAAGTCCATCACCCTGATGACCGGCTCGGCCCAGAGGATCTCTGTGCGCCTGCAGAGGGCCACCACCAGCCAGGCCACCCAGACCGACTCCTTGTGGCCCGAACACAGCTGGGGGGGCACTGACGGCGGCTCCCACACCTTCCCCAAAATGAAATACAGGACTCAcagaaaaacatccaaaaataaaggttttgccCACTGGGAAAACCAGAAGGAGCAGACGGTTTCTTCACGGCGTAACGTGGACTCTCAGGAGAAGTCGGGCGTCTGCGGAGAGCTCGTACAGAACGGGATCACACACAAAGGGAAG GACAGCTGA